A segment of the Corylus avellana chromosome ca2, CavTom2PMs-1.0 genome:
aaagaaaaaaaaaaaaaaatgaaggagcAAATATATTATTGTAGTCTTGTAGACAAGGGTGGAACTAGCTATATGCTTCGGGGGCAGTAGCTATCCACTACAATGTTCTTCTAACATGTGTCACAACTCAACGAGCATTAAAGCATAAATGGTAGTTTCACCAATTCATTAAAGGGGGCTTAATTTTTCCACCATTATGTTGATACAAATACATTAAATACTCAAATCATAAAGAGAGAAGCAACCGTACCTCAACACCAGAACCTTGTAGTTTTAGGTCTTTTACATTAGGGAGCTCTGTAAGAACCTTAAACATGCGGTAAGCAACTTGTCTTGCTCTCTCATCAGAGTAACTAACATCAATTTCTACCCTTTCGAGTGAGAATGAGTTATATAACCAATATTCATCGCAGAATTCACCAGCGTATAAAAATTCATTGAGACTAGCTCCAAAAATTGTGACCTGACAACAATCAGAATCAGTCGGGTTCTGCATATATATCATCTTCCACAATGGTTAGAGAAGAAAGCTTGGGGGCAGAAATACTCAAAACTTTGAGACAACCCCATTTGCATTTGTCTAAACACAACATCTCAAGGACTGGCAGACCAGAAAAAGCTGCTGGGTTGTGTAACCATCCGGAAATGTAACATCTGTGATATTCACTATATTTAGATTTGAGAAACAGATTATAGGAGGAATTTTGAGGATACACGGTATATCAAGGTTAAGGATTCTCAGTGTCTCACAAGAAAACACACAATGAGGCAATGAAAAATTTTCTCTCGAGTCCCAAAGGCAGAGACTCAAAATTTGAACATTACGCCTTACTGCAGCAGTGATCCATGACTTGACACGAGATGCATCACATTTCACATCGAAATCAATAACGAATTCTTTTATATCAGAGGAGTCCCAAACATAAAGCACTCTTTCCACAAATTTCATGAGAAGTGTTTCCATGCCAGGCAAAGGTTCTCCAAAATTAAGATGGGGATTAGAAGTCCAAAGGAATTCCCACCTTCTAGAATGTACACTCGTTCTAACAGCATCTTTTATGGGATGAAAGGAAAGAATGTGTCGAAGAACCACCTCGGGTAAGTTACCCATACATTTTCTTTTCCCATCAATGCCTTGTTATTCATTCAGTTTCTGCCTTGGGTTTATGAATAATAGAATTTGCCTCCATATTCAGACAGTAACCCAATATCCCCAATACTTCAGAAAAATTCAGCAAAATACAGGAGCTTTAGGAAGGGAAACATTCGCAGCTATAAACATGAACTATAACAGAATTTTCAACGTTACAGAATCTTGGCCAGATTGAAAGATCCctgttataataaataaaataagataataattatTGAATGACTTGATTTTACAATTGTACCAcataaatttgaataaataaagaCGATTATagttgttgaaaaaaaaaatgttagaatctatattatttcctttgttagaatattttatatttccgttatttaatttgtaatgtagggtttatctctttccttatgtattttaggatttaatttgggtttattggtcactactcattgtctctctataaataaagagttatgtaatattatttgatatagtgaatatacatgtagcccatacgtctctctccgcttccgctctctctttttatttctctttcatattttagtttatattttatatatattttatcataggctctgataccatgttgaaatatatataaaatataaaaatgctaaaatatgaaaaagaaataaaagagagaggggAAGAGGAGATATTTTACAAGATACTTATATCTTGTAAATAagtgataccatgttgaaatacaTAAGATTTGATTTGGTCTCACCCTAATTAACTGGGTATTTTCTATATTTCATTGTGTTTTAGAAGTCATAAACGTTGATATAGCAAAAttctaataatttattttgaaaacaattattgGGACTTGGGACTAAAAAGGAAAATCTCCACGATAAAATACTTTAAAGCATTTTCTAGAATCTTGATTTGCAACAAACATTTCTATATTTAAAATGTACTATTAGAATATCTTTAAAAGGTCATAAATCATGTAATTTAGAAACTAGTTAGAAACCATGCATGACACTAACTATTTCAATCTATTCAAATAgagatttatttttcttcttttttatatgaatgAATTTGCAAccaagggaaaagaaaaggaaagaatcaATAACATAGATGTAATTCTTTGCTAGTGCGCGTCCCCTTTCTAAAACCGAAAAATTCACTTAACCCCATAAGCTTTCATCACATTTAAAACTATCccataaacttaaaaaaatctcaatttagtatatttatcattcaatttttttcaatccaaGATTTTCAATAtgcctattattttttttaggaaaaaaataaataaataaaaaattgcaaaaatttaagcGCATgttaaaatttaacaaaatttgcaaaaataattacaattttgacaagatttatatacaatttttttttaaaaaaaaaaataatgggtattttgaaattttgacaagatttatcgaaaaaatcctaacaaatagatgaaatttaaaaaaagaaaaaaaaagattaatatgCCAAATTAAAAGTTCTTGGAGATAATTACAAAAGCGAAGACAATTCAAAGGCTaagtaaatcattttttaagttaCACACTCAGCAGAAACATGAACCCACAGCCTCGCCCTTCACCTTGTTACAAAGGGAGAAGCATTTGAGCAAAAGCTCATTGGTTTGCAAATATGCATTACCAATCGAAATTCTACCTCTTTACTCcatcttaaacaaaaaaaaaaaaaaaaaaaaaaaattgtaaggagAGCTTCTCAAAGGACactgaattaagaaaaaaagggagagaaccAAAAAAATAGCATGAGCTTATAGCATCGAGGATTCAAAACTATTATCACCAAATAGAACTAATGAAGATTCCACAAGTTAATTAAGGTAGAAGGCCAAGCAATATTCTAACCTCTTCCAAAATACAGAAATTTAACGGCTTTTTTTTAGAGTAAGAGCTCAAGAAAAGCTCATTCCAAAatgattttacaattttgtgACCTTCTAGGGAGCTCTAACAACTGTGTCAATACCTTCACATGCTCCTCAAAGTTCCTAGTATAAGAAAACGGGAAAGCTATAATTATTTTGTCCAAGACAACCGCATTCTTTAGCAAAATCTTTACCGCGAAAAGCTCCTTCTCAAGGCCAAAATAACGACCAACTTTAATCCACTTGAGGTGGGACAAGAAACATGCCGGCACTGGGTCCAATATCATATCATCTTCTTCCCAATTCAAGGACAGACTGATCCCCTAAATGatcattgtaaaataaatattttatcaatCATGGTATATTAGAAATAAGATGAAACAGATACAAGATAATAGACTTTGAAGTTTACCTTAGAAAAGTTCAAAGTCTGAAGACATGGAGATTTTTGCAGTATCTTCAATAGAACTGTACAGTCAATATCAACTTCATTGTCAACGATTATCAAATCGATCAGGTTATTGAACATAGGCATATGAGGTAGGAATTCTGGAGAATTACTCAGAACCTAAGCACAGGACAAAGCAATGcatcaataattaaaatgtttCCAGGAACACAGCAAACAAAAATGATAAACACATTATAAACACATGCTAGGATCATGGTGAGAgtgattaataattaagagaTGAGCAACAACAAGAGTAACTTagattaaacaaaaaactaatcAGTAATTTTCAATCTCTCTTATGTACTTAGAAAGTCCCATGGATTTGGTAGTAAGAAATTGGATGATCGGAGGAAGATTTAGGTTCAAGTCTTACCAAGCAAAagaataaggattttttttttcttttcttttctaggcAGAAGGATTGTGTTTGATATCAATAACACATAGCCTAAGAGTAGGAATATAAACGACAAATGGGAACTTTCATCATTCAAAAAGAAACCATCAGAGTAGCACCTATCCAATGGTTTTCCAAATGCTATGCAGAGACTAATCCCGTCTGGTTGCATTACTctctaaaagaaataaaaggcaaaaaaataatcaattaatttatgaaTTGCATACACTTTCCTTTGAAATCTCTATCAATTCAAGTATTGCAAGATTATATTATAGCTTTGACCACTTGATTTTGTAAGcattataaaaaattacataaacgAGAATTCTCAACAATAAAGTAATTAACATGACAAACGAATGgttaaatcacaaaaataaaactttctatgaaattgaagagaaacaaaaaaatataacataattgTTCTTTGAAGTTGGCAAAGAATTACAGAATCATTCATGTAACATCTATCACAACTTAAATAGAATGGTAACTTTCCTTTATATGAATTAGCTTTACCCTTTAGTTGGTACCCTTTCCAATTTTACCACTAAATCATACCACTATGGAAGCAATGCAAAGGAGGGCTTAATTTTTCCACCATTATGTTGATATGTTATACagtaaaaattgaatttaaaaagaGAGAAGCAGGCATACCTTAACCATGTCAGAGGAAAGTCTTAGGAGTTCTACTCTGGAGAGCCCTATAAGAAGGTTCCACAAGAAACGAGCAATATTTGTAGGTATACGATCATATTTAGATTTAGTAACAATCTCTGCCTTTTCAACTCTGAATGAATTATATAAGCAATATTCGGCAAACATAAGACCCTtgtaataaaattcttttagaCTATCTCCAACAATCATAACCAGACACAAATCACCAGATCTCCCAATATCATCATCTAGCACCTCCATTTTGAATATGCTCAGTGAATGTAGCTTGGGAGCAGAAATGGTCACAAACTTGAGATTCCCCCAGCTGCAATCTTCTAATTTCAACTCCTCAAGGACTGGCAGACCAGAAAATAGCTGCTGGGTTAAGTACTCATTCGAAAATGTAACATCTTTAATAGTCAAAATCTTTAGATTTGAGAAACAAATTGTAGTGGGAAGCTTGAGTATATACGACCACATATTAAGGTACAAGCTTGTCAGTGTCTTACAAGTAAACAAGCAAGAAGGCAGTGAAAATACTACATCGAAGTCTCTAATATCAATATTCAACACTTGAACATTATGGCTTACTGCTGTAGAGATCCAAGTACAAACACGAGATGCATCAAGCAGAACATCACAACAGAGAGTGAATCGTTTTATAACAGAGGAAGAATCACGAAGACAAAGTGCCCTGTCcacaaaattcatcaaaagcTCTCTCTCCACAAACTTTCTCTTATCATATGTGTATCTGTCAAAATCTAGATTGGGAATAGAAACCCACAGGTACTCCCACCTTTTAGAAAGTACGCTTGTTCTAACAGCATGTTCTGTTGGAAGAAAGGAAAGTATGTGTCGAAGAACCTCCTCAggtaagctacctaagcttttTATGTTCCCATCAATGTCCTCTTTTTCACTCAGTTTCTgcttcttttgggttttttgaatAACACAAGTTGTCTCCATAACTCAGATGGTTCACCTGATACACTCAATACTCTGTCATATACTGTAACATCAAGAAAAGTCTATAGGTCTGTAATGGAAACTTTGTAGAAACACATCAACACTCAAATACAAACTTCCAAACATTCAGTTAAGAAAATGAGCATTACAAAGGGATTTATTTCAGCTACAAGCATGGGCTGATGAAATTTTTTCACTATTACTTAacgataataaaaaaaacaaaaggttggaTGATTACCGCTCAAGCCACTGGCGGGAACTAAACGACGGCGTTTCTCGTGGGTTGCTTGGTGTTTGGGTTGGAGGGCAGCGATAGAGAACCAAAATGGGAAAACATTTGGCGGAGGTAACGTGTTTTGTAGGTCTGATTTGGTGGAGGAGATAAGGAAGTTTTAGGGTTTTGCAGACATTGAGAGGTTGAGATTCAAAGCTGATGAAGGCAGAGAAAATTCATGGGTGACGAGATATTGGGAGATAGCTGGAAGGCATGCGGAGGGAGTTTAACGGCTCAGATGAAGAACACGTGCAACACATCGGAAATCAAACGCACAGTATAGGGAAGTGTATGAGCTGCTTTGGAAGGGAACGCCTTGGGGGAGTGACGATTCAGTTAATGCACTTTGGGCTTCTTTTGGAAGGAAAGCATGAATGGCAGCATGAGATAGCAAGTTCCTTTCTTGACtttctcataacaaatattGACAGTTCTTCATACAAAACACCCCATTATTCACTGATTGATTTTTCTGGATCTTTCTTATTTACATTTGTAACATTATCAAATTCAAGAAAGGAACATAATTTCTAATTCATGCACTTCATAGCTGATAGCATGGATAAACGGTCAATAACTTGAGTTCTTGTAAAAAGTTTAAGCAATCAAAATTTACGAGATTTGATTAATGTTAATGTGATAAATCTACACAAAATCTCAGCATTTCTCactagtttttcttttaacttttctcAATTCATTGCATTCTGTTAATGGATAAATGATAATCTGAACAAAGTAACACTACAAGCACATAAGCAAATCATATAAGGAAGAATCAAGAACGCTTAAAGatcataaaaataaaggttGGAAAATTACCGCTCGTGATACTGGCGGGAACTATATGACGGCGCTTCTCATGGGTGGATTGTTGTTTCGATTAGAGGCCAGCGAAAGAGAACCAGAAAAGGGTAGGATTTGGTGGAGGGAATGTGTTTTTTAGGTCTCTTTTTTGGCGCGGAGAGCATTCCCTTTCCCTCCAAAACCTCAGCATTTGCTTTTCTATTCCCTTTTGGTTGGAGGAAGGAACATAAAAATTAGCCTGctgctctcttctctctccacTCTCCCGAGAGATTATTATTaggattaaatactaaatatctcTTGGGGtattgttgctttttttttttttttttttttttttaaggatttgatttttattacagaaggtttatatgattttgataatagaccaaatttgTCCTTCTGTCAGTTGACTTAACAGAAGTCCACATGAACTAATCAAATATTAACACATAGcacctacttaaattttttttttttaattaaaaaaatgtaactttttttttttaaaaaaaaaaaaaagcggccacccccttggccatttggccacccccatctggccggatggggttGGTCGAGCCACCATTggaggtggtttcggccacccccttgggcaccaaaggggtggctcggctaccctcatccggccagatggccacccctaatttttttttttttaaaaaaaaaaatattttttttaattaaaaaatatatgtatgtgccacgtgtcaacatttaattggtccacgtggacttccgttaagtcaactaacggtcaattgaCAGATGAAtaatttagtctattatcaaaaccacaggaacctcatgtgataaaaatcaaaccctaggagagaaaaaagaaagcaattaaACCCTAGGGGTATTTAGTATTgaacccttattattattattattattttctcgaGTAGCGGCGCCGCCATTCCTTAGTCCACGTCGCCCCACCTGGTCGGCTCCCTCTGGCCGCTTTACATCCCTTGCAGCTGCACTGTTGTCGATTCTACGGTGATTCTCAACTCTAGAATTTTCCAAGCCCGATCTGTCGGCCTCCATTCCTCCCCAACTCTGAGGCGCCATACCAGGGCCCCAGCCTCCCTACCTTGCCTTCCGATGACACCATCCCTGCTTGCCATGTTCCAACTACCACACTGTTGTGTGGTCCTCACATGCCAGCGCGTATATCtcaatatttcacatgttggcGGGTGAATCTCACACACCGCTTGCCTCCATTTGAGCTTCTACCAGATGCTCTTCCGCCCGCCTCCATCCACCTCATCCTCTGTTTAAATTGCTGCTCAATGGGCTTTTTTActgctttctttatttttcatgtgTTGTGTGGTGTCTTGAATGAGAGATGCTTCTATGCGGTCATGGAAAAAACATGAGTTTTCTCCCTTCAACTAAAATACTAATACCTCATAcacattaagaaaataagataaaaacaCCATATAACAACCAAACTATATTTAAaatggataaatgtaaaattggtacTTGTGGTTggactaaattataaatcattctatgtggtataacaaataatttataagcccatgtaattggcctaaattacgagtctctccatgtggtataaaaaaataatttataaatccttagagtaggccaaaataaaagtttattatttaaaatcaatttctgtTAAGTAACTTAATAGAATCTGTTACTTTGTCACTACAGTAAATCAATCTAATCTCttttattctcaaaattttactcCGTGCATAAACCTCCCTCATTTTCATATTCCTGGCCAGGAATTTGAGAGCATTTTGTGAGAATTTAACAGGCACATTTTGTAAAATGGCTAAAGAAGATAAAGATGGGAGAAGGTTATGCATGAggtaaaattttggagaaataaGATATTACGTTAATTCACTATAGCAATATGACATGGAGTAGGGGCTAATATGTAATCTTAACTTGTgtcgtaaaatgatgtgaaaaatcttaattgttattttttaaagtcagAAAGTAATAATAACACGTATCGCGTTTTTATTGAGCATGACATAGTAAAGtgacagattttgttaagttctttaacgaaaattgatttcaaagagtaaactattattttggtaTACCTTGAGgtcctataaattattttttataccacatgaaatgatttataatttaagcaaaccacaatgaccaattttatatttatctctaTTTAAAATGTActattaaaatatcattaaaaggtCATAAATCATGTAATATAGAAACTAGTTAGAAACCAAGCATGACACTAACTATTTCAATCTATTCAAataggggatttttttttttttttttttggaacgaATTTGCAAccaagggaaaagaaaaggagagaatCAATAACAATATAACATAGATGTAATCCTTTGCTAGCCCACATCCCCTTTCTAAAACCGAAAAATTCACTTAACCCCACTTAATCCCATAAACTTTATCACATTTACAATTATCTCATAAACTTATTTtcaacccaaaattttcaatatacccaatttttttttttaagaaaaagataaataaactTACTTtcaacccaaaattttcaatatacccaattttttttttttaagaaaaagataaataaaaacaattgcaaaaatttaggcGCGGgttaaaatttaacaaaatttgcaaaaataattaCGACTGAATCTTTAAAAAAGATTTATatacaattttgaaaatttaacaaaacaatCCTAATGGatagatgaaattaaaaaaataaaaataaaaataaaagatcgatacactaaattgaaagtttttagaAATAATTACAAATGCGACAACAATTCAGAAGctaagtaaattattttttaagttacaCACTCGGTAGAACATGAACCCACAACCTCACCCTTCACCTTGTTACAAAGGGAGAAGCATTTGAGCGAAGGCTCATTGGTTTGCAAATATGCATTACCAATAGTAAATTCTACTTCTTTACTCCCATCTAAAACAActcttaaaacaaaacaaaacaaaattgaaatggGAGCTTATCAAATGACACTGAATTacgaaagaagaaaaaaagagagaaccaAAAAGATAGCATGAGCTTATAGCATCGAGGATTCAAACCTATTATCACCAAATAGAACAAATGAAGATTCCACAGGTTAATTTAAGGTAGAAAGCCAACAAGCAATACTCTAACCttttccaaaaataaagaaatttaattagcTTTTTTTACAGAAATTCCAAAATGATTTTACAATTTTGCGACCTTCTAGGGTGCTCGAACAACTGTGTAAATACCTTCACTTGCCTCTCAAATTTCTTATAACAAGAAACTGGGCaagttataattattttgtcCAAGACAACCGCATTCTCTAGCAAAATCTTTACCCCAAAAAGCTCATTCTCATTGCCAAAATAATTACCAACTTTAATCCACTTGAGATGGGACAAGAAACATGGTGGCACCGGGTCCAATATCATATCATCTTCTTCCCGATTCAAGGATAGACTGATCCCCTAAATGATCATTGTAAAGTAAATATTTTATCAATCATGGTAAATTAGCAATAAGATGAAACAATAGAAGAAAGTACAAGATAGTAGACTTTGAAGTTTACCTCAGAAAAGTTCAAAGTCTGAAGACACGGAGATTTTTGCAGTATCTTCAATAGTACTGTACAGTCAAGATCAACGCTTTTGTCAACTATTATCAAATCGATCAGGTTATTGAACATAGGCATATGAGGTAGGAATTCTGGAGAATTACTCAGAACCTAAGCACAGGGCAAAGCAATGcatcaataattaaaatgtttccaggaacaaagcaaacaaaaatgatAAACACATTCTAAACACATGCTAGGATCATGGTGGAGAGTGATTAAGAATTAAGAGATGAGCAACAACAAGAGTAACttagaattaaacaaaaatactaatcaGTAATTTCAAATCACTCGCTTATGTACGTAGAAAGTCGCATGGATTTGGTAGTAAGAAATTGGATGGAATCGGAGTAAGATTTGGGTTCAAGTCTTACCAAGCAAAAgaatatggattttttttttccttttctgggCAGAAGGCTTGTGTTTAACATCAATAACACATAGCCTAAGAGTAGGAACATAAACCACAAATGGGAAATTTCATCATTCAAAAAGAAACCATCAGAGTAGCACCTATCCAATGGTTTTCCAAATGCGATGCAGAGACTAATCCTGTCTGGTTGCATTActttctaaaagaaataaaaggcaaaaaaaaataaatcaattaatttatgaaATGTCCATCAATTCAAGTATTGCAAGATTATATTATAGCTTTGACCACTTCATTTTGTAAGcattataaaaaattacataaacgAGAATTCTCAACAATAAAGTAATTAACATGACAAACGAATGgttaaatcacaaaaatatagCTTTCTATGAAAttgaagagaaacaaaaaactatAACATAATTGTTCTTTGAAGTTGGCAAAGAATTACAAGATCATTCATGTAACATCTATCACAACTTAAATGGAATGGTAACTTTCCTTTATATGACATTAGCTTTAACCTTTAGTTGGTTACCCTTTCCAATTTTACCACTACATCATACCACATCTATGGAAGCAATGCAAAGGAGGGCTTAATTTTTCCACCATTATATTGATATGTTTACagtaaaaattgaatttacaaAGAGAGAAGCAGGCATACCTTAACCATGTCAGAGGAAAGTCTTAGGAGTTCTACGCCAGAGAGCCCTATAAGAAGGTTCCACAAGAAGCGAGCAATATTTTTAGGTTTACGATCATATTCAGGTTTAGTAACAATCTCTGCCTTTTCAACTGAGAATGAATTATATAAGCAATATTCCGCGGACATAAGACCCTtgtaataaaattcttttagaCTATCTCCAACAATCATAACCAGACACAAATCACTAGATCTCTCAATATCATCATCTAGCATTTCGAATATGCTCAGTGAATGTAGCTTGGGAGCAGAAATGGTCACAAACTTGAGATTCCCCCAGCTGCAATCTTCTAATTTCAACTCTTCAAGGACTGGCAGGCCAGAAAATAGCTGCTGTGTTAAGTACTCATTCGAAAATTTAACCCTTTCGATAGTCAAAATCTTTAGATTTGAGAAACAAATTGTAGTGGGAGGCTTGAGTATATTCCACCACATATTAAGGTACAAGCTTGTCAGTGTCTTACAAGTAAACAAGCAAGAAGGCAGTGAAAAGTATCTAATATCAAGATTCAACTCTTGAACATTATGGTTTACCGCTGTAGAGATCCAAGAATAAATACGAGAATCATACACAACATCAAAACCGTCACCGAGTTCATCACAACAGAGAGTGAATCGTTTTATAACAGAGGAAGAATCACGAAGACAAAGTGCCCTGTCcacaaaattcatcaaaagcTCTCTCTCCACAAGCTTTCTCTTATCATATATGTATCTGTCAAAATCTAGATTGGGAATAGAAACCCACAGGTATTCCCACCTTTTAGAAAGTACGCTCGTTCTAACAGCATCTCTTGTTGGAAGAAAGGAAAGTATGTGTCGAAGAACCTCCTCAGGTAAGCTACCTAAGCCTTTTATGTTCCCATCAATGTCCTCTTTTTCACTCAGTTTCTgcttcttttgggttttttgaatAACACAAGTTGTCTCCATAACTCAGATGGTTCACCTGATACACTCAATACTCTGTCATATACTGTAACATCAAGAAACGTCTATAGGTCTGTAATGGAAACTTTGTAGAAACACATCAACACTCAAATACAAACTTACAAACATTCAGTCGAGAAAATGAGCATTACAAAGGGATTTATTTCAGCTACAAGCATGGGCTGATGAAAAATTTTCACTATTACTTAacgataataaaaaaaaaaaacaaaagtttggaAGATTACCGCTCAAGCCACTGGCGGGAACTAAACGACGGCGTTTCACGTGGGTTGCTTGGTGTCTGGGTTGGAGGGAAGAGAAGAGAATGAAGATGGGGGGTGGGAAATAATTGAGGGAATGTTTTTATATAGTCTATTTTTTTGGCGGTAAAAAGGATAAGAATTCCCGCCAAAACCTGAGCAATATAATGTTAAGGCAGAGTTCTGTTGGGGCGATGTCATCTTactatttatcatttttaatgacttaatatttaggaaaatattaactgtttttctagtgttctatttataaacttaatatttaaaaaaatattaagtgtttttttagtgttcttttGATGTGCTCTTAACTgtaatatgatttttaaaattactgttcaatttgagattatcattattgactgttaatatattaataattttaaaagatacatcacACAGTAAGGAGAACACTAAAATaacatataacatttttctaatatttacTAAGTAATATacttaaaaagagaaatatttataataatatacTTTTTAAGCATTTTAGAGAATCTTAATTTGCAACAGCCAACAAACATTTCTATAATTAAGCAAAAGGGATTTATTTTCAGCTACAAATATGGGCCAAATGCAAAATTTTCGCTATTCCAGAATCTTGAGatgtacttacaaaaaaaaaaaaatcttgagaCCAGATTGAAAGATCCGGTTCTTGGCCCCAGGGGAAGAGACAGCGGGGACGGCTGATATTGATTGAGGTTTCAGACATTGGGAGATAGCTGGACAGCATGAGGAGGGAGTTTATTGGCTCAGATGCAGGGGGCATTGGGAAGTGTATGAGCCGCTCTGGAAGGAACGCCTTGGGTTCTGTGCCGCCTTGACTTGGAGACATTTGCCAATGGGAAAAAATAACTGCACCCCACGAACGATTCGGACCCAGTAGCGGCTCTCATACCATGGAAGCCCCTCGGGCCAGGACGGGATCGTGTTCGGGTCGGTACGATAAATC
Coding sequences within it:
- the LOC132172006 gene encoding F-box/LRR-repeat protein At4g14103-like, with the translated sequence METTCVIQKTQKKQKLSEKEDIDGNIKSLGSLPEEVLRHILSFLPTEHAVRTSVLSKRWEYLWVSIPNLDFDRYTYDKRKFVERELLMNFVDRALCLRDSSSVIKRFTLCCDVLLDASRVCTWISTAVSHNVQVLNIDIRDFDVVFSLPSCLFTCKTLTSLYLNMWSYILKLPTTICFSNLKILTIKDVTFSNEYLTQQLFSGLPVLEELKLEDCSWGNLKFVTISAPKLHSLSIFKMEVLDDDIGRSGDLCLVMIVGDSLKEFYYKGLMFAEYCLYNSFRVEKAEIVTKSKYDRIPTNIARFLWNLLIGLSRVELLRLSSDMVKVLSNSPEFLPHMPMFNNLIDLIIVDNEVDIDCTVLLKILQKSPCLQTLNFSKGISLSLNWEEDDMILDPVPACFLSHLKWIKVGRYFGLEKELFAVKILLKNAVVLDKIIIAFPFSYTRNFEEHVKVLTQLLELPRRSQNCKIILE
- the LOC132170106 gene encoding F-box/FBD/LRR-repeat protein At5g56420-like, with amino-acid sequence METLLMKFVERVLYVWDSSDIKEFVIDFDVKCDASRVKSWITAAVRRNVQILSLCLWDSRENFSLPHCVFSCETLRILNLDIPCILKIPPIICFSNLNIVNITDVTFPDGYTTQQLFLNPTDSDCCQVTIFGASLNEFLYAGEFCDEYWLYNSFSLERVEIDVSYSDERARQVAYRMFKVLTELPNVKDLKLQGSGVEVLTYAAELLPNMPIFNNLMYLELASLSLDCAAINCENDDIILDPVPPCFFSDLETIEVIRSSGDKEELSVLKILLKNAVAYSLFIDVPVSDRVFGVSR
- the LOC132172005 gene encoding F-box/LRR-repeat protein At4g14103-like; translated protein: METTCVIQKTQKKQKLSEKEDIDGNIKGLGSLPEEVLRHILSFLPTRDAVRTSVLSKRWEYLWVSIPNLDFDRYIYDKRKLVERELLMNFVDRALCLRDSSSVIKRFTLCCDELGDGFDVVYDSRIYSWISTAVNHNVQELNLDIRYFSLPSCLFTCKTLTSLYLNMWWNILKPPTTICFSNLKILTIERVKFSNEYLTQQLFSGLPVLEELKLEDCSWGNLKFVTISAPKLHSLSIFEMLDDDIERSSDLCLVMIVGDSLKEFYYKGLMSAEYCLYNSFSVEKAEIVTKPEYDRKPKNIARFLWNLLIGLSGVELLRLSSDMVKVLSNSPEFLPHMPMFNNLIDLIIVDKSVDLDCTVLLKILQKSPCLQTLNFSEGISLSLNREEDDMILDPVPPCFLSHLKWIKVGNYFGNENELFGVKILLENAVVLDKIIITCPVSCYKKFERQVKVFTQLFEHPRRSQNCKIILEFL